TCCTCGTTCAGTCGAACGTCAAGCGCGAACTCGGCTGCTCGACGATGGCCCAGATGGGCTTTATGATACTGCAGTGCGGCCTCGGCTTCTTCGCCGCCGCGATCGCCCACCTCGTCTTGCACGGGTTCTACAAGGCGTATCTTTTCCTGTCGTCGGGGGCCGTCGTCGAGCGGACGGCTCCCAAGGACGGCGACCACACCCACCTCGGCTTCTCGGGGATGGCCGTCAGCCTGGCGACGGCCGTCGGCGGGGGCGCGCTGTTCGGCGTCCTCACCGGGAAGGCGACGAGCCTCGCGCTGAACGGCGGGACCGTCCTGACGCTCGTGGTCGTGCTGACGACGCTGACCGCGGCGCGGGACATCCTGCGACGGTCGACCCTGCCGACGGCGGTCAGGTTCGTCAGCGTCCCGCTGGTCGTGCTGACCGCCATCGGCGGCTACGCCGTCGCGTTCAACGCCGTCTCGACGATGCTCTCGGGCGTCCCCATGACCCACGTCTCGACGGACCTGACGGGCGCCCACTCCCTCGTCGTCGCCCTGTTCGTCGGCGCCTACCTCGTCGTCGAACTCGGCTGGCACCGCTCGAGCGAGCGCCTCTACGTCTCCCTGCTGAACCTCTCGCAGCCCGATCCGACGACCGTGCTCACCGACAAGGAGGAATACGACGATGTCTGAGCAACTCGACGATCAGCGCCGCATCGAGGAGAGTATCGACCGCGCGGCCGACCGCATCGGCTCGGTCTGGCCACTGCACTCGTTCGTCACGGCCAACCCCCTCTCGGGGTTCGAGGACGAGCCGTTCCACCAGGCCGTCGCGGAGGGCCAACGCCTGTTCGGCGGGCGCGGCTACCCGCGCCCGTCGGTCTTCCGTCGAGCCTGGGAGGACGGTCGAATCGATCCGGACGTACTGCACGCCGAACTCGAGGCCCGCGGGATCGACCGCGACCCGGAGGACCTCCTCGCGGAGATGGCCGAGGGCGACGCGGAGCGCGGCGAGCCCGATACCGCGACCGAGGAAGTCGACCGCGTGCTGTCGAAGTGGCTCGCCGCCTTCCTCGACGAGGGCGAAGCCAAATGGCCGATGCCGAACCGCGAGGAGGGATTCTACGCCGCCTGGCGCTCGGTCGCCCCGTACGACGGCGACGCACCCGGCTGCGACGATCCCGACGACCTCCCCGAGACGGCGACGGCGGCGCTCGAGGCGGTCCTCGCGGACTATCCCGTGGGACAGTGGGACGACATCTTAGCGCACCACCTCGCCGCGCTCCCCGGGTGGAGCGGGTTCATCAAGCAGCGGATCGACGACGACACTGACCGGTGGCAGGAGCGGTACCCGATCACGCTAGCGGAGTACCTGGCGGTGCGGCTGACGCTGGCGGACCTGCTGGACGCGCCGATCGAACCCGAAGCCGACGCCGTCGAGAGCGGCGGCGACGGCCCTGCCGGTGACGTCGCCGACGTCGACGGGGACGTTCCCCTCGCCGAGAGCTGGCTGACCGCCTGGGAGGAGAGCTACCGCGACCGGCTCCTCGAGGGGCTCGACGACGGGGTCGCGGACCCCTCGTCGGGGGACGACGGGGAGCGCCCGGCCGCGCAACTGGTGTTCTGCATCGACACCCGCTCGGAGGTGATCCGTCGCCACATCGAGGCTCAAGGTCCCTACGAGACCCACGGCTACGCCGGCTTCTTCGGCGTGCCGATGCGCTATCGGGGACACGACTCGGCGGGCGAGGCCGACGCCTGTCCGCCGATCGTCGAACCGGAACACCATGTCGTCGACCGGCCCGACGCCGATGGGGACGCGGCGACCGCCCGCGAGCGGTGGACCGGCCTGGCCGACGCGGCGACGCACCACTTCGAGACGCTCAAGAAGAACGTCGTCGCCGCCTTCACATTCGTCGAGGGCGCCGGCGGCGCGTACGGCTCGGCGATGGCGACGCGGACGCTGGCGCCGTCGGCGATCGCCAAACTCGGCGCCGCCGTCGACGAGCGCGTGCCGAGTGCCCGCGAGATCTGTTCCCCCGCGATCGACTCCGAGGAGTACGACGATCACGATCACGCCGATCACGACCTCCCGCAGGGAATGAGCCTCGAGGAAAAGGTCGAGTACGCCGCGAGCGCCTTCGAACTCATGGGGTGGACGGTGTTCGCTCGCCTGGTCGTCTTCGCGGGTCACGCGAGCGAGACGACCAACAACCCCTTCGGCTCGAGCCTCGACTGCGGCGCCTGCGCCGGGAACCCCGGCGGCCCGAACGCCCGCGTGCTCGCGGCGATCTGTAACGACGAGGACGTCAGGGACGCCCTCCGGGATCGCGGGTTCGAGATCCCCGAGGACACCGTCTTTCTTGCCGGCGAACACAACACGACGACCGACGAGCTCGCCCTGTTCGACGACGGGGTGCCCGAGAGCCACCGCGAGGACATAGAGCGGTTGCGCGAGGACCTCGCCAGCGCCCGGGCCGGCGCCGCGGCCGAGCGCACCGCGGCGACGACGGGCGGCGATCCCGATGCCGGCGTCGACGAGGTGGAACGCCGCGCGGCCGACTGGGCGGAGACCCGTCCGGAGTGGGGCCTGGCCGGCAACGCCTCGTTCGTTATCGGCCCGCGGGACCTGACCGACGGCCGGAACCTCCACGGGCGCGCGTTCCTGCACTCTTACGACTGGACGACCGATCCGGACGGCGAGGCCCTCGAGGGGATCATGACGGGCCCGCTGGTCGTCACCCAGTGGATCAACAACCAGTACTACTTCGCGACCGTGGACAACGCCGTCTACGGCAGCGGGTCGAAGATCACCCAGAACCCGGTCGGCAACGTCGGGGTCGTGCAGGGCAACGGCGGCGACCTGATGACCGGCCTCCCGCTTCAGTCGCTCAAGGTCGCCGACGAGCGGCCGTACCACCAGCCCCTCCGGCTGACGGCGGTCATCCACGCGCCGGTCGAGCGCGTGACCGAGATCCTCCGGACCCACGAGCAAGTCGAGCACTTGGCCGACAACGGCTGGATCGGAGACCTGACCGTCGTCGATCCCGAGCGCGATAACGCGGTCTTCCGCTATCTGGGCGACCTCGAGTGGGAGACCGACGCGGCGGCGGACCCCGCGGCGCCGGTCGCGCAGTCGGCCGCCGACGACTGAGCGTCGGGACTCGGACCGCTCTCACTCGCCCGGACCGACGTCCTCGTACAGCAGACTCTTTTGTGCCGCCTCGTATCCGTCCGGCACCGACTCGACGATCGCCTCGGGATCGGTCTCGCCGTCGACGGAGACGAGGTACGTCCGACCCGGATCGTCGCCGTAGACGCCCTGGAAGTCGTAGACGAACCCGTAGATGTCGACGAAGTCCAGGACATCGTCCGATACGTACAGCGATCGCGCCTGGTAGCCGACGTTGTACTCGACGAGCTGGTTGATCACCCGGTCGTCGGCCGCGTCGGCGTCGACGAGGCTGCTCTCGAGGGCCTCCTCGACCACGGGCACGAGCATATCGACCCACTTGTCGACGCCCCGCGGCCCGGGCGGGTCCTCGCCGATCGCGACCCGGTAGGCCGCGGTGACGGCGCCGCAGCCGGTGTGGCCCACGACGGCGACGGCGTCGGTCCCGGTGTGGTGAATCGGGTAGAGGATCCCGCCGTCGACGATCCGCTCGCCGTCGTCCTCGTCCCAGACCTGGTTCCCAATGTTGCTCGGCGTGAAGACTGCGCCCGGACGATCGACCCCCCACATGCCTTCGTGTGCAACCCGCGAGTCCGAACAGCAGATCGCGACGACGGTCGGCCGCTGGCCCGTCTGGACGTCCGCGAAGTACTCGTCCGGCAGCGACTCGATGTGGCGTTCGTTGCCCGCGAGCAGCTCCGCGAGTGTCTTGCGACCTGTTCCCATACCATACGTACCCGAACGAGGGCCAAAAAGGTTCGATCCGTCGGCGTCCGCGACAGTATCGGGGCGTTCGGCCGAACTTCCGCGAGCCAAATACTCACCTTCCGGGGCGCCGATATAACGGTATGGCAGAAACCAGGCAGTGGCGACTCGCCAGTCGCCCGGTCGGCGAACCGACGATGGAAAACTTCGAACTCGTGACCGTCGACCGCCCCGAGCCGGACGACGGCGAGGTCCTCGTCAAGACGCTGTACCAGTCGGTCGACCCCTACATGCGCGGACGGATGCGCGACGCGGAGTCGTACGCCGAACCGTGGGACGTCGGCGAGCCCATGCAGGCCGGCGTCGTCGGCGAAGTCGTCGAGTCCGCAGCCGACGCGTTCGACGAGGGCGACGTCGTGACCGGCAACCTCCTGTGGGCCGAACACGCGGTCGCGGACGCCGACGAACTCCGTGCGGTCGATCCAGACCTCGGGCCCGTCTCGACCGCGCTGGGCGTGCTCGGCATGCCAGGCGTGACAGCCTACTGGGGCCTGCTCGACGTCGGCG
This window of the Natrinema salifodinae genome carries:
- a CDS encoding DUF2309 domain-containing protein → MSEQLDDQRRIEESIDRAADRIGSVWPLHSFVTANPLSGFEDEPFHQAVAEGQRLFGGRGYPRPSVFRRAWEDGRIDPDVLHAELEARGIDRDPEDLLAEMAEGDAERGEPDTATEEVDRVLSKWLAAFLDEGEAKWPMPNREEGFYAAWRSVAPYDGDAPGCDDPDDLPETATAALEAVLADYPVGQWDDILAHHLAALPGWSGFIKQRIDDDTDRWQERYPITLAEYLAVRLTLADLLDAPIEPEADAVESGGDGPAGDVADVDGDVPLAESWLTAWEESYRDRLLEGLDDGVADPSSGDDGERPAAQLVFCIDTRSEVIRRHIEAQGPYETHGYAGFFGVPMRYRGHDSAGEADACPPIVEPEHHVVDRPDADGDAATARERWTGLADAATHHFETLKKNVVAAFTFVEGAGGAYGSAMATRTLAPSAIAKLGAAVDERVPSAREICSPAIDSEEYDDHDHADHDLPQGMSLEEKVEYAASAFELMGWTVFARLVVFAGHASETTNNPFGSSLDCGACAGNPGGPNARVLAAICNDEDVRDALRDRGFEIPEDTVFLAGEHNTTTDELALFDDGVPESHREDIERLREDLASARAGAAAERTAATTGGDPDAGVDEVERRAADWAETRPEWGLAGNASFVIGPRDLTDGRNLHGRAFLHSYDWTTDPDGEALEGIMTGPLVVTQWINNQYYFATVDNAVYGSGSKITQNPVGNVGVVQGNGGDLMTGLPLQSLKVADERPYHQPLRLTAVIHAPVERVTEILRTHEQVEHLADNGWIGDLTVVDPERDNAVFRYLGDLEWETDAAADPAAPVAQSAADD
- a CDS encoding carbonic anhydrase, whose protein sequence is MGTGRKTLAELLAGNERHIESLPDEYFADVQTGQRPTVVAICCSDSRVAHEGMWGVDRPGAVFTPSNIGNQVWDEDDGERIVDGGILYPIHHTGTDAVAVVGHTGCGAVTAAYRVAIGEDPPGPRGVDKWVDMLVPVVEEALESSLVDADAADDRVINQLVEYNVGYQARSLYVSDDVLDFVDIYGFVYDFQGVYGDDPGRTYLVSVDGETDPEAIVESVPDGYEAAQKSLLYEDVGPGE